The following are encoded in a window of Bacillota bacterium genomic DNA:
- a CDS encoding methyltransferase domain-containing protein, which produces MSGFRCPVCKSELLRKEKNMVCANNHNFDVAKSGYVNLLLSQKAKTRHHGDDKKMVTARRDFLNKGYYRPLLESICEITQSLAFNGCRILDAGCGECWYTANIYEYLKQIINVEMIGIDVSKDALTVGAKRNHEIEIAVASIFDLPVSDNSCDIILSLFAPLSISEFKRVVKDNGVIIRAVPLERHLWNLKKAVYDDPYENDIESFEIDGFELQNKIEIRDTIHLESNEDIENVFTMTPYYYKTSDQDKEKLKFLTKLDTEIEFGILVYRRI; this is translated from the coding sequence ATGAGTGGATTCAGATGTCCTGTATGCAAATCAGAGCTTTTAAGAAAAGAAAAAAACATGGTTTGTGCCAATAACCATAATTTTGACGTTGCAAAAAGTGGTTATGTCAACCTGCTATTATCTCAAAAGGCTAAGACAAGGCATCATGGTGACGATAAAAAAATGGTTACAGCAAGACGTGATTTTTTAAACAAGGGGTATTATCGACCTTTGCTTGAAAGCATATGTGAAATTACTCAGAGTCTTGCTTTTAACGGCTGCCGGATTTTGGACGCGGGCTGCGGCGAGTGCTGGTATACTGCTAATATTTATGAATATTTAAAGCAGATAATAAATGTAGAAATGATCGGCATAGATGTTTCTAAGGATGCTTTAACGGTTGGGGCTAAGAGAAATCATGAAATTGAGATTGCTGTGGCAAGCATTTTTGACCTTCCTGTAAGCGATAATTCGTGTGACATCATTCTTTCTTTATTTGCTCCATTGTCTATTTCAGAATTTAAAAGAGTGGTAAAAGATAATGGAGTAATAATAAGAGCAGTGCCTCTTGAAAGGCATTTGTGGAACTTAAAGAAGGCAGTATATGATGACCCTTACGAAAATGATATTGAAAGCTTCGAAATTGACGGTTTTGAACTCCAGAATAAAATAGAAATCAGGGATACCATTCATCTTGAGTCTAATGAAGATATAGAAAATGTTTTTACAATGACTCCTTATTATTATAAAACGAGTGATCAAGATAAAGAAAAACTTAAGTTTTTAACAAAGCTTGATACCGAAATTGAGTTTGGCATATTAGTTTACAGAAGGATTTAG
- a CDS encoding DUF2935 domain-containing protein — protein sequence MLSREEYIRLSLENNLFWLRIMKEHAIFIESSMLPPDRSLTLEASRFKRQFEQLLATAIRLSNGSVSKESLQSGQFYTRYTDEAERITQKFTGITINRNLTQQETNIEPATPFTETPHRKEQEVSSFNQSVINMVSDFIRFKTSLYNSQASCRIATMLYTSTIQHVIHEAQKYVDTLNMLQKREAVPRDDNFWNHIMSDHAKVIRGLLDPTEVRLFNEADRFAKVFDAIIQSENNQMMNPPENAMIATREISEFKSVLTRGLIECKIKAIMMPLFTDHLLREANHYLYLLQF from the coding sequence ATGTTATCAAGGGAAGAATACATACGTTTATCCCTGGAAAATAACCTGTTTTGGCTTCGAATTATGAAAGAACATGCAATTTTTATTGAAAGCTCGATGTTGCCTCCGGACAGGAGCTTGACCCTTGAAGCCAGTAGATTTAAGAGGCAATTTGAACAATTGCTTGCAACAGCAATCAGACTGTCGAATGGTTCTGTATCAAAAGAATCCTTACAATCCGGGCAGTTTTATACAAGATATACTGACGAAGCAGAACGGATCACCCAAAAATTCACGGGAATTACAATAAACAGAAATCTTACACAACAGGAAACAAATATTGAGCCAGCAACACCGTTTACTGAAACACCTCACAGAAAAGAACAGGAAGTATCGTCATTTAATCAGTCAGTTATAAATATGGTGTCGGATTTTATCAGGTTCAAGACAAGTCTTTATAACAGTCAGGCGTCATGCAGAATTGCGACCATGCTGTATACATCAACTATTCAACATGTCATTCACGAGGCTCAGAAGTATGTCGATACACTAAATATGCTTCAGAAAAGAGAAGCAGTGCCGCGCGACGATAATTTTTGGAATCATATAATGTCTGATCACGCAAAGGTCATTCGGGGTTTGCTTGATCCTACGGAAGTCAGGCTGTTTAATGAAGCTGACAGATTTGCAAAAGTATTTGATGCGATAATACAAAGTGAAAATAATCAGATGATGAATCCTCCTGAAAATGCAATGATAGCAACCAGGGAGATAAGCGAGTTTAAATCCGTGCTGACCAGAGGATTGATAGAGTGCAAGATTAAAGCTATAATGATGCCGCTTTTTACAGATCATCTTTTAAGAGAAGCTAACCACTATTTATATTTATTGCAGTTTTAA
- a CDS encoding DUF47 family protein has translation MAIKKDYYFDSFVNMADYCCRASELLNSIIVNFKPDDLKNKMKEMHDIEHEADTVRHSMIQKLSREFITPIEREDIVGMADAIDSVTDTIEDVLMRLYMFNISSVRKHALNMSEIITKCCIALKEALAEFHNYKKFQDLHDLIILVNNLEDDGDSLFIEATRDLYVNCKDSIEILALDEIFHYLEICCDACEDVADIIESIMLKNS, from the coding sequence ATGGCGATAAAAAAAGATTATTACTTCGACTCATTTGTTAATATGGCTGATTACTGCTGCCGAGCCTCAGAGCTTCTGAACAGTATAATAGTTAATTTTAAACCGGACGATCTTAAAAACAAAATGAAAGAAATGCATGATATAGAACACGAAGCTGATACGGTGAGACATTCCATGATCCAAAAACTCTCCCGTGAATTCATAACCCCGATCGAGCGTGAGGATATTGTGGGAATGGCAGATGCTATAGACTCTGTTACCGACACAATAGAAGACGTTCTGATGAGGCTTTATATGTTTAATATTTCTTCAGTTCGCAAACATGCGTTAAATATGTCTGAAATAATAACAAAGTGCTGCATAGCACTAAAAGAAGCTCTTGCTGAGTTCCATAATTACAAAAAATTTCAAGACCTTCATGATTTGATCATTCTGGTAAATAACCTAGAGGACGACGGCGATTCCCTTTTCATAGAGGCAACAAGGGATCTTTATGTGAACTGCAAGGATAGCATCGAGATTTTGGCGTTGGATGAAATATTTCACTATCTTGAGATATGCTGTGACGCCTGTGAAGACGTAGCTGATATCATCGAAAGCATAATGCTCAAGAATTCATAA